From Desmodus rotundus isolate HL8 chromosome 12, HLdesRot8A.1, whole genome shotgun sequence, one genomic window encodes:
- the LOC112313880 gene encoding class I histocompatibility antigen, Gogo-B*0102 alpha chain, translating to MEPGFLVLLSATLALSETWAGPHTIRYFSTVVSRPSIRKPWYIGIAYLDDTEIARYDSEAPSPKLKPQVPWLEQPWVEQEHPHFWDDYTTDIKNYEQMYGGNLNNLRAYYNQSKDVWHTFQEMSGCIVGLDWHFLRGYTQFAYDGTDYIALNEDLSSWTTADTAARITWRNLVQVEDADHWRRILESTWVHWIHLFLENEKEMLLRADPPKTHVTHHPISDHEVTLRCWALGFYPADITLTWQRDGEDLTQDMELVETRPSGDGTFQKWAAVVVPPGEEQRYMCRVQHQALPEPLTLRWDPPPQTTMTTVGIAAAALGLLGAAAAGAMWWRRRRSGRGRERYSQAAYSDSAHGFDVSLTAPNA from the exons GCCCCCACACCATAAGATATTTCAGCACGGTGGTGTCCAGACCCAGCATAAGGAAGCCCTGGTACATAGGTATTGCCTACTTGGACGACACGGAAATTGCCCGGTACGACAGTGAAGCGCCTAGTCCAAAGCTGAAGCCTCAGGTACCGTGGCTGGAGCAGCCGTGGGTGGAGCAGGAGCACCCACATTTTTGGGACGACTACACGACAGACATCAAGAACTACGAACAGATGTACGGAGGGAACCTGAACAACCTGCGCGCCTACTACAACCAGAGCAAGGACG TGTGGCACACCTTCCAGGAAATGAGTGGCTGCATCGTGGGGTTGGACTGGCACTTCCTCCGCGGATACACTCAGTTTGCCTATGACGGCACCGACTACATCGCCCTGAACGAGGACCTGAGCTCCTGGACcactgccgacacagcggcccggATCACCTGGCGCAACTTGGTGCAGGTTGAAGATGCGGACCACTGGAGGAGAATCCTAGAGAGCACGTGGGTGCACTGGATCCACCTGTTCCTGGAGAATGAAAAGGAGATGCTGCTCCGAGCAG ACCCTCCAAAGACACACGTGACCCACCACCCAATCTCTGACCACGAGGTCACCCTgaggtgctgggccctgggcttctACCCTGCGGACATCACCCTGACCTGGCAGCGTGATGGGGAGGACCTGACCCAGGACATGGAGCTGGTGGAAACCAGGCCTTCGGGAGACGGGACCTTCCAGAAGTGGGCGGCCGTGGTCGTGCCccctggggaggagcagagataCATGTGCCGTGTGCAGCACCAGGCTCTGCCTGAGCCCCTGACCCTGagatggg ATCCCCCTCCTCAGACCACCATGACCACCGTGGGCATcgctgctgctgccctgggtcTCCTTGGAGCTGCGGCCGCTGGAGCTatgtggtggaggaggaggcgcTCAG gcagaggcagggagagatacTCTCAGGCTGCCT ACAGCGACAGTGCCCATGGctttgatgtgtctctcacagcTCCTAATG CGTGA